In the Arthrobacter sp. CDRTa11 genome, GAGCCTGTACGCTGCATGACGGACATCGCCTGTTCGATCTCGTCATCAAGCGCGAGGTTCGCCAATGAGCGGATCCGGCTTTCAGCAATGGGATGCTGATAATCCGCGTCAGGAATGGACAGCACGTCCTTTACGTGGAGGTAGCCGGCCAGCATGCTGTCGTCATCCAGCATGGGGAACCTGGAGAAGCCGGTCCTGCTGACTGCCTTCTCAAACTCCACCGGAGTGGTGGCCGCTTTCAGCATAACCAGGTTGTCCAGCGGCACCATGATGTCCGAGGCCGTGTGCTCGGAGAATTCCAACGCACCGGTAATGAGCCCGGCGTCATCGTCCACCAGCCCGTGGCGTGTGGACTCCTGGACAATGGACTGGACTTCTTCGAGCGTGAAGGACGAGTTCACCTCATCCTTGGGCTCAATCCGCATGAGCTTCAGGATGTGGTTCGCGGACCAGTTAAGCGCCACGATTGCGGGCTTCACCAGACGGGCAACGAACATCAGCGGCGGCGCCAGGAACAGCGCAGCCTTGTCTGCAACTGATACCGAGATGTTCTTCGGAACCATCTCGCCGAAGGTCACGTGCAGGAACGTCACCAGCATCAAGGCAATCGCAAAAGCCACAACGTCCGCCATCTCCACCGGCAACCCCAGCATTTCCAGCGGTGCGGCCATCAGGTGATGGATGGCGGGCTCTGCCACCTGGAGGATCAGCAGTGAACAAACAGTGATACCCAGCTGGGCGCAGGCGAGCATCAGCGACACATTTTCCATGGCACGCAACGTGGTCTGGGCGCGCTTGGAGCCTGCCTCGGCCAGGGGTTCGATCTGGCTGCGCCGTGCGGACATCACCGCGAACTCGGCAGCAACAAAAAAAGCGTTGCCGAGCAGGAGGATAACCAGCCAGAAAATTCCTTCCCAGTCGCTCATGGTGCGGTCCTCTCCGGGCCTTCATCAGCGTCCGGCGCGGCGGGTTGGAAGCAGATCCTGTCGATGCGTCGTCCATCCATCCTGGTAACACTCAATGTTCCGCCGCCCACTGGCACGGTGTCCCCAACAGTGGCGATGCGGCCAAGTTCGCTCATTACATAGCCGCCAACCGTCTCATAGGCGGACTCATCAGGAACGCTCAGGCCGGGAATCTGTTCGGACAGTTCATCCGGACGCAGCAGCCCAGGAAAGTACCAGTCCCCGGA is a window encoding:
- a CDS encoding hemolysin family protein, with the protein product MSDWEGIFWLVILLLGNAFFVAAEFAVMSARRSQIEPLAEAGSKRAQTTLRAMENVSLMLACAQLGITVCSLLILQVAEPAIHHLMAAPLEMLGLPVEMADVVAFAIALMLVTFLHVTFGEMVPKNISVSVADKAALFLAPPLMFVARLVKPAIVALNWSANHILKLMRIEPKDEVNSSFTLEEVQSIVQESTRHGLVDDDAGLITGALEFSEHTASDIMVPLDNLVMLKAATTPVEFEKAVSRTGFSRFPMLDDDSMLAGYLHVKDVLSIPDADYQHPIAESRIRSLANLALDDEIEQAMSVMQRTGSHLARVIGRDGQTQGVLFLEDIIEQLVGEIRDATQATGIRRLGQPNGE